One stretch of Aquimarina sp. Aq107 DNA includes these proteins:
- a CDS encoding helix-turn-helix transcriptional regulator: MKVVPQVFYQHPRIEKVLIDGLSCVILKNVEQADLQNERYLAAHALTLVLNGGLQVETPEGDLTIVQKNQIILLPRGLYMISDIIPKDNSFEAVVFFFDEEITDEFLNNFEVFTKEDTSTNLVLEYDQNLRLFTDTLLTLYRGKNQHQFTRPKLLELLHLISISKQGSEFLSKLFQLKKRAKKNIQTFMNNNFDKPLDVEDYSYLTGRSISTFRRDFKSKFGISPKKWLIERRLEKASFLLKDTNDSVTSIARQVGYENTPHFIKTFQKKFNISPKQFQIKYRKDIMI; this comes from the coding sequence ATGAAAGTAGTTCCTCAAGTATTTTATCAACATCCTAGAATAGAAAAAGTTTTAATAGACGGTCTTTCTTGTGTAATTCTAAAAAATGTAGAACAAGCGGATCTTCAGAATGAAAGGTATTTAGCTGCTCACGCATTAACATTAGTGCTAAATGGAGGATTACAAGTCGAAACCCCAGAAGGTGATTTAACCATAGTTCAAAAAAATCAAATCATTCTTTTACCAAGAGGGCTATATATGATATCAGATATTATCCCTAAGGATAACTCTTTCGAAGCCGTTGTTTTCTTCTTTGATGAAGAAATTACAGATGAATTTTTGAATAATTTCGAAGTGTTTACAAAGGAAGATACCTCAACAAATTTAGTACTAGAGTATGATCAAAATCTACGACTTTTTACAGATACTCTTCTTACCCTTTACAGAGGTAAAAATCAGCATCAATTCACAAGACCAAAACTACTAGAATTACTGCATCTGATCAGTATTTCGAAACAAGGAAGCGAATTTCTGTCAAAGCTTTTTCAATTAAAAAAAAGAGCTAAAAAAAACATTCAGACTTTTATGAATAATAACTTTGACAAACCACTGGACGTTGAAGATTACTCTTATCTTACTGGAAGAAGTATCTCGACATTTAGAAGAGATTTTAAATCTAAATTTGGTATTTCTCCTAAAAAGTGGCTGATCGAAAGACGGTTAGAAAAAGCTTCTTTTTTATTAAAAGACACTAACGATTCTGTTACAAGTATCGCACGACAAGTTGGATACGAAAACACCCCACATTTCATTAAGACATTTCAAAAAAAATTCAATATTTCTCCTAAGCAATTTCAAATTAAATACCGAAAAGACATTATGATCTAA
- a CDS encoding YceI family protein codes for MRTLKIISIVFFLLLGLQSINAQSFELDTKKSTFFWTGKAAFNSYSLKGTIDAKKGAMIISDTVISAMNITIDMKSLDHENTDLKNHLKNEDFFEVKKYSKAIFSLEKTTKIENHKAILQGKLTIKGKTNLERIPVNIEYNDSGITITFNHTIDRTKYGVNHNSPSIFKRMKENAIADEFTLECKLKFDSD; via the coding sequence ATGAGAACACTAAAAATTATATCCATAGTATTTTTTCTACTATTAGGACTACAAAGTATAAACGCCCAGAGTTTCGAATTAGATACAAAAAAATCAACATTTTTCTGGACAGGCAAAGCGGCATTTAATTCTTATTCTCTAAAAGGTACGATTGACGCAAAAAAAGGTGCCATGATTATAAGTGATACAGTAATATCCGCTATGAATATTACCATTGATATGAAAAGTTTAGATCATGAAAATACCGATCTCAAAAATCATTTAAAAAACGAAGATTTTTTTGAGGTTAAAAAATATTCAAAAGCTATATTTTCTCTAGAAAAAACTACAAAGATTGAAAATCATAAAGCTATTCTACAAGGTAAACTGACTATTAAAGGAAAAACAAACCTGGAACGTATTCCTGTTAACATAGAATACAATGACTCTGGAATTACTATTACATTTAATCATACAATTGACAGAACTAAATATGGAGTTAATCATAACTCTCCAAGTATTTTTAAACGTATGAAAGAAAATGCAATTGCAGATGAATTTACCCTAGAATGTAAGCTGAAATTCGATTCTGATTAA
- a CDS encoding AraC family transcriptional regulator, whose product METLEIFLVILLCIGAIQGIIFGIILWQKQGVHYLANRFLATILFFFSYRLIVETLNIFGLGRYDFWYHILLEYNWIYGTLIYFFIKSYVNPKFKFLRKDWIHFLPVLIEFTWSFFIKAQNFYWDGTRESLSWLGYWGYVVWMHYPTMFIVSGALIVFYSIKAEKILSNTIQVEGYKILEEKLDWIKRVVLVMKIFSIIYVVGILIDFFFFNFASNFFYGHPVFIGMAIITYWLGLEGFARRKESAFKQIAIISDKEKEQLQNIGKTLETKMKEEQLFKNPELTLASLSKQLSVKPYLVTKCLNTIYQKKFTDYINELRFKEVKRLLNNPKNDNLTLLALAYDAGFNSKASFNRTVKKITGKPPSALKTKF is encoded by the coding sequence GTGGAAACGTTAGAGATATTTTTGGTTATATTATTATGTATTGGTGCCATACAAGGAATCATTTTTGGTATTATTTTATGGCAAAAACAAGGAGTACACTACTTGGCTAATCGATTTCTTGCCACTATATTATTCTTTTTCTCTTATCGCCTAATTGTAGAGACCTTAAATATTTTTGGGCTAGGACGATATGATTTTTGGTATCATATACTATTAGAATACAATTGGATATATGGAACACTTATATATTTTTTTATAAAAAGTTACGTTAATCCCAAGTTCAAATTTTTAAGAAAAGATTGGATTCACTTCCTTCCTGTACTAATAGAATTTACTTGGAGCTTTTTTATAAAAGCGCAAAACTTTTACTGGGATGGCACTCGGGAGAGCCTCTCTTGGTTAGGGTATTGGGGATATGTAGTATGGATGCATTACCCTACTATGTTTATTGTTTCTGGAGCACTAATTGTTTTTTATAGTATTAAAGCTGAAAAAATACTTAGTAATACAATACAAGTAGAAGGATATAAAATTCTTGAAGAAAAACTCGACTGGATAAAAAGAGTTGTTTTAGTAATGAAAATATTTTCTATCATTTATGTGGTTGGGATATTAATCGATTTTTTCTTCTTCAATTTTGCAAGTAATTTTTTCTACGGACACCCAGTATTTATAGGCATGGCAATTATTACCTATTGGTTAGGTTTAGAGGGTTTTGCTCGAAGAAAAGAAAGTGCATTCAAACAAATTGCAATCATTTCTGACAAAGAGAAAGAGCAGCTACAAAATATCGGTAAAACCTTAGAAACTAAAATGAAGGAGGAACAACTCTTCAAAAATCCAGAGCTTACCCTAGCTTCATTGTCAAAACAACTTTCCGTAAAACCGTATTTAGTCACTAAATGCTTAAATACAATCTACCAGAAAAAGTTTACTGATTATATAAACGAACTTCGTTTTAAAGAAGTAAAGAGATTACTTAATAATCCTAAAAATGATAATCTTACACTTCTGGCTTTAGCTTATGATGCTGGTTTTAATTCTAAAGCTTCATTTAATAGAACTGTTAAAAAAATTACAGGAAAACCTCCTAGCGCTCTAAAAACAAAGTTTTAA
- a CDS encoding TIGR04283 family arsenosugar biosynthesis glycosyltransferase — MKISIIIPILNEAATICKLLSHLIQTSSSPNFIKEIIVVDGGSVDESQKTVTDFANTQKTPIKLVSSAKGRAKQMNTGAAAASGEILYFLHADSFPPDGYDKDIIQQIHEGNEAGCFRMKFDSKHWWLRFLGWLTQFESKRCRGGDQSQFITASLFREIDGYDEAYIVYEDNDLVDRLFAIDKFVIIPKYVITSARRYREVGVWRLQYHFLNIHMRRWLGASSEDLYRYYKEKVVS; from the coding sequence TTGAAAATATCTATCATAATTCCCATTCTTAATGAAGCAGCTACAATTTGTAAGCTGCTTTCCCATTTGATACAAACTTCTTCCTCCCCAAATTTCATTAAAGAAATTATAGTAGTTGACGGAGGAAGCGTGGATGAATCTCAAAAAACTGTTACAGATTTCGCAAATACACAAAAAACACCTATTAAATTAGTATCTTCAGCGAAAGGTCGTGCTAAACAAATGAATACAGGAGCTGCTGCAGCTTCTGGTGAAATACTTTATTTCCTACACGCAGATTCTTTTCCTCCTGATGGTTATGATAAGGATATTATTCAACAAATTCATGAAGGCAATGAAGCCGGTTGTTTTAGAATGAAATTTGATTCTAAACATTGGTGGCTTCGATTCTTAGGTTGGCTCACTCAATTCGAAAGTAAGCGCTGTCGTGGAGGAGATCAAAGTCAATTCATTACGGCTTCATTATTTAGAGAAATAGATGGATATGATGAAGCTTATATCGTTTATGAAGATAACGATTTAGTAGACCGCCTTTTTGCTATTGATAAATTTGTTATCATCCCTAAATATGTTATTACTTCTGCAAGACGCTATAGAGAAGTAGGAGTTTGGCGATTACAATATCACTTTCTAAATATTCATATGAGAAGATGGTTAGGAGCTTCATCAGAAGATTTGTATCGATATTATAAGGAAAAAGTTGTTTCTTAA
- a CDS encoding DUF547 domain-containing protein: protein MKTPKIFVFILITFFSFQTKAQQKLDHAIWDQILLINVSEDGKVDYKGFMRDSSQLYQYFTYLSDNPPTPSWSKEEKLAYWINAYNAYTIKLIIDNYPLKSIKDIKDPWGRQFFKINGVLHSLNELEHKILRKLGDPRIHFAINCASFSCPIVWNRAFTARNVDNALETLTKNFINDPKRNTITEEVVEVSKIFSWFKKDFKIDGEDAKAFINKYSEVKIDKQKKKGYKKYDWSLNE, encoded by the coding sequence ATGAAAACCCCTAAAATATTTGTATTCATACTAATTACATTTTTCTCTTTTCAAACAAAAGCGCAACAAAAACTTGATCACGCGATTTGGGATCAAATACTACTAATTAATGTTTCTGAAGATGGTAAAGTTGATTATAAAGGCTTTATGAGAGATAGCTCTCAACTCTATCAATATTTCACTTATCTTTCTGATAATCCCCCAACACCTTCTTGGAGTAAAGAAGAAAAACTAGCGTATTGGATTAATGCGTATAATGCGTACACTATAAAATTAATCATAGATAACTACCCTCTAAAAAGTATAAAAGACATTAAAGATCCTTGGGGTAGACAGTTTTTTAAAATTAATGGTGTATTACACAGTTTAAACGAATTAGAACACAAGATTCTTAGAAAATTAGGAGATCCTAGAATCCATTTTGCTATTAACTGTGCTTCTTTCTCTTGCCCAATAGTTTGGAATAGAGCCTTTACTGCTAGAAATGTAGATAATGCGCTGGAAACATTAACTAAAAATTTTATTAATGACCCTAAAAGAAATACAATCACCGAAGAGGTAGTAGAAGTATCTAAAATCTTCAGCTGGTTCAAAAAAGATTTTAAAATTGATGGTGAAGATGCAAAGGCTTTTATCAATAAATATTCAGAAGTTAAGATTGACAAACAAAAAAAGAAAGGATATAAAAAATACGATTGGAGTTTAAATGAGTAA
- a CDS encoding NADH oxidase produces the protein MLPKLKSWAHEGKKNGNHIWVQISHSGRQTNRFGTNSPLAPSEVQLKKLGLFGKPKAMTEKDIQDVIERFVQAARIAKEAGFTGVQIHSAHGYLLSQFLSPHTNVRSDSWGGDIKNRSRLLLTIIRKVRKVVGVDFPISVKLNSADFQRGGFTEEESLEVIKMLDEEKIDLLEISGGTYEKLAFFTMNEEDSELKESTKQREAYFIDFAKKIRAVSKLPLMVTGGFRSYDFCNEVLINGEVDLVGMARPFITNREDIPKFLKGELPYLKNLVLRTGLKQFEDAAEGGFYARQIIRFSKGKGLKTTMNPLWCSMFLILYEFKKAMIKKLS, from the coding sequence ATGCTTCCCAAATTAAAATCTTGGGCGCACGAAGGTAAAAAGAATGGGAACCATATATGGGTACAGATTTCTCATTCTGGAAGACAAACAAATAGGTTTGGTACAAATAGCCCTTTAGCACCTTCTGAAGTACAATTGAAAAAGTTAGGACTTTTTGGCAAACCTAAAGCTATGACTGAAAAAGATATACAAGATGTAATTGAACGTTTTGTACAAGCTGCTAGAATTGCTAAAGAAGCCGGTTTTACTGGAGTTCAAATCCATTCTGCTCATGGGTATTTATTGAGCCAGTTTTTATCACCTCATACTAATGTTAGATCCGACAGTTGGGGAGGGGATATAAAGAATCGAAGTCGGTTATTACTTACTATTATTAGAAAGGTTCGAAAGGTAGTTGGGGTCGATTTTCCAATTTCCGTAAAATTGAATTCTGCCGATTTTCAAAGAGGTGGATTTACAGAAGAAGAGTCGTTAGAGGTAATAAAAATGTTAGACGAAGAAAAAATCGATTTACTTGAAATATCTGGTGGAACTTATGAGAAGCTAGCATTTTTTACCATGAATGAAGAAGACTCAGAACTTAAGGAAAGTACCAAACAAAGAGAGGCTTATTTTATTGATTTTGCCAAGAAGATTAGAGCTGTTAGTAAATTACCCTTAATGGTTACAGGGGGTTTTAGATCCTATGATTTTTGTAATGAAGTTTTGATCAATGGAGAGGTAGATCTAGTTGGTATGGCGAGGCCATTTATAACAAATAGAGAAGATATTCCAAAATTCCTAAAAGGTGAATTACCGTATCTTAAGAACCTAGTTCTAAGGACTGGTTTAAAACAATTTGAGGATGCAGCAGAAGGTGGTTTTTATGCCAGACAGATTATAAGATTTTCTAAAGGCAAAGGTTTGAAAACTACTATGAACCCTTTATGGTGCTCAATGTTTTTGATTTTATATGAATTCAAAAAAGCAATGATAAAAAAGTTGTCTTAA
- the arsM gene encoding arsenosugar biosynthesis arsenite methyltransferase ArsM has product MSYLETTHDVYKEAALTPDIGLCCTTNPIWELPGLKIPKIMQEMNYGCGSTVNARDLTNNPKVLYVGVGGGMELLQFSYFSRQKSGVIGIDVVQEMLDASHKNFKEAEEQNEWFNSDFVDLRFGDALNLPVEDNSIDVAAQNCLFNIFKAEDLKKAIEEMYRVLKPHGRLVMSDPTCEQPMNDTLRNDERLRALCLSGSLPIAEYVKALTDVGFGTIEIRARKPYRILDPKNYETDELIYIESIEVAAIKDPMPEDGPCIFTGKAAIYYGDEDYFDDKKGHVLLKNQPIAVCDKTAGALADLGRNDIYISESTYHYDGGGCC; this is encoded by the coding sequence ATGAGTTATTTAGAAACCACACACGATGTATATAAAGAAGCAGCATTGACTCCAGATATAGGATTATGTTGTACTACAAATCCTATTTGGGAATTACCTGGATTAAAAATACCAAAAATCATGCAGGAAATGAATTATGGTTGCGGAAGTACTGTAAATGCTCGTGATTTAACTAATAATCCAAAAGTTTTATATGTCGGTGTTGGAGGAGGAATGGAATTATTACAATTCTCATATTTCTCACGCCAAAAAAGTGGTGTAATCGGTATTGATGTAGTTCAAGAAATGTTAGATGCTTCTCATAAAAACTTTAAAGAGGCTGAAGAACAAAATGAATGGTTTAATAGTGATTTTGTAGATCTAAGATTCGGTGATGCGCTAAATCTTCCGGTAGAAGATAATAGTATTGATGTAGCCGCCCAAAATTGTTTATTCAACATTTTTAAGGCAGAAGATCTAAAAAAAGCAATTGAGGAAATGTATCGGGTATTAAAACCTCATGGTAGATTGGTAATGAGTGACCCTACTTGTGAACAACCAATGAATGACACACTTAGAAATGATGAACGATTAAGAGCACTATGTCTTAGTGGTAGTCTACCAATAGCAGAATATGTAAAAGCATTAACTGATGTCGGTTTTGGAACTATAGAAATTAGGGCTCGTAAGCCATATCGTATTCTAGATCCTAAAAATTATGAAACTGATGAATTAATCTATATAGAATCTATAGAAGTAGCTGCGATCAAAGATCCAATGCCAGAAGACGGACCTTGTATCTTTACTGGGAAAGCAGCTATTTATTATGGTGATGAAGATTATTTTGATGATAAAAAAGGACATGTTTTACTAAAAAATCAACCAATCGCAGTTTGCGACAAAACTGCTGGCGCGCTTGCTGATTTAGGAAGAAATGATATTTATATTAGTGAATCCACATATCACTACGATGGTGGTGGATGTTGCTAA
- a CDS encoding purine-nucleoside phosphorylase — protein MIKYIKETTEYLQQKGFENPEIGIILGTGLGQLLEQIEILKEVSYNHIPNFPTATVEFHKGKLIYGKLEGKNVVVMQGRFHLYEGYSLQDVTYPVRIMNELGIKTLLVSNASGAINLNFKKGELMLIEDHINLQGGSPLAFKGVEQLGTRFTDMSAPYDQKISNKLEAIAKENNINLHKGVYASVVGPQLETRAEYRYLKIIGADAVGMSTVPEVIVANHLEMNVAAVSVLTDECDPDNLKPVDIDEIIAMAGKAEPEMILLFKELIKSL, from the coding sequence ATGATTAAATACATTAAAGAAACAACTGAATACTTACAACAAAAAGGGTTTGAAAATCCTGAAATAGGTATCATATTAGGAACAGGTCTAGGGCAGTTATTAGAACAAATAGAGATTCTCAAAGAAGTAAGCTACAATCACATCCCTAATTTCCCAACAGCTACAGTAGAATTTCATAAAGGAAAACTAATTTATGGAAAACTAGAAGGTAAAAATGTAGTAGTGATGCAAGGTCGTTTTCATTTATATGAAGGATACTCGCTACAAGATGTGACATATCCAGTGAGAATTATGAATGAATTAGGAATCAAAACACTTCTTGTTTCTAATGCCTCTGGGGCCATTAATTTAAACTTCAAAAAAGGAGAATTAATGCTTATAGAAGACCACATAAACCTTCAGGGAGGTTCCCCGTTAGCATTTAAAGGTGTTGAGCAATTAGGAACACGTTTTACAGATATGAGTGCTCCTTATGATCAAAAGATCAGTAATAAACTGGAAGCAATAGCAAAAGAGAATAACATCAACTTACATAAAGGTGTATATGCATCTGTAGTTGGCCCACAGCTAGAAACTCGTGCAGAATATCGTTATTTAAAAATAATTGGTGCGGATGCTGTTGGTATGAGTACTGTTCCAGAAGTAATTGTAGCTAATCATTTAGAAATGAATGTTGCAGCTGTATCTGTTCTTACTGATGAATGTGATCCTGATAATCTAAAACCAGTTGATATCGATGAGATTATTGCGATGGCTGGAAAAGCTGAACCAGAAATGATTCTTTTATTTAAAGAATTAATAAAGTCATTATAA
- a CDS encoding TIGR04282 family arsenosugar biosynthesis glycosyltransferase, with the protein MEKNLLMIFTRNPELGKCKTRLAATIGNQAALEVYELLLDHTVTITKNLSVTKEVHYSTRIGQNDIWDPTIYNKKQQEGKDLGIRMYNAFQNGFESGYTNIIIIGSDMYDLSQHDIENAFEALKNNEYVIGPAEDGGYYLFGMKSLNSKVFQNKSWGTNTVLQNTLNDIQQTNVKLLEERNDVDYYEDIKDISVFQHLLSLAK; encoded by the coding sequence ATGGAAAAGAACCTATTAATGATCTTTACTCGAAATCCAGAATTAGGTAAGTGCAAAACTCGCTTAGCTGCTACTATAGGAAATCAAGCCGCTCTAGAGGTTTATGAGCTATTATTAGATCATACCGTAACTATTACCAAAAATCTTTCGGTTACAAAAGAAGTACATTATTCCACAAGAATTGGCCAAAACGATATTTGGGATCCAACCATATATAATAAAAAACAACAAGAAGGAAAAGATCTTGGAATTAGAATGTACAACGCTTTCCAAAACGGTTTTGAATCGGGATATACAAACATAATCATAATAGGCAGTGATATGTACGATCTAAGTCAGCATGATATAGAAAATGCTTTCGAAGCTCTGAAAAATAATGAGTATGTAATAGGTCCCGCAGAAGATGGAGGTTATTATTTATTCGGAATGAAATCTTTGAATTCAAAAGTTTTTCAAAATAAATCCTGGGGGACAAATACAGTATTACAAAATACATTAAACGATATACAACAAACTAACGTCAAATTATTAGAAGAACGTAATGATGTAGATTATTATGAAGATATCAAAGACATCTCCGTTTTTCAACATTTATTAAGCTTAGCAAAATGA
- a CDS encoding rhodanese-like domain-containing protein has protein sequence MKTIIVVLTFIISPFLVFSQNSLKELLDQYNNESIPYISVKELSTIKDKVILLDAREIIEYETSHLKGAIHVGYDQFNMDFLSDQNIPKKSKIVVYCSLGIRSEDISEKLKEAGYNNIYNLYGGIFEWKNKDHKVINAKGEETNQIHAFSRQWGKWLHKGKKVYKK, from the coding sequence ATGAAAACAATAATTGTAGTACTAACTTTTATTATATCACCATTTTTGGTTTTTAGTCAGAATTCGCTTAAAGAATTACTTGACCAATATAATAATGAAAGTATTCCATACATCTCAGTAAAAGAATTAAGTACCATAAAAGACAAAGTTATTTTATTAGATGCAAGGGAAATTATTGAATACGAAACAAGTCATCTAAAAGGAGCTATACATGTAGGGTATGATCAATTTAACATGGATTTCTTATCAGATCAAAACATTCCTAAAAAATCTAAAATTGTTGTTTACTGCAGCTTAGGAATACGATCAGAAGATATCTCAGAAAAACTAAAAGAAGCAGGTTACAATAATATATATAATTTATATGGAGGGATCTTTGAATGGAAAAATAAGGATCATAAAGTAATTAATGCTAAAGGAGAAGAAACAAACCAAATACATGCATTTTCCAGACAATGGGGGAAATGGTTACATAAAGGAAAAAAAGTATATAAAAAGTGA
- a CDS encoding DUF2064 domain-containing protein encodes MNKKTAILVFANSSKEELLNKPIIGGEKLFTELTKKTLRVVESSGLPFFVFTEKNQSGSNFGERFVNAIQDTYALGYENVITIGNDTPHLNKKHLLDSAKQLENKKFVLGPSSDGGFYLMGLHKSQFNLSTFLELPWQSKKLAKSLSIMIDTSKIEVTRLEVLHDIDSLEDLKIIAKLSTKFSRILTTIISQIVNTKKEIFDRSKQLKDIYLLSSFYNKGSPSFRAYV; translated from the coding sequence ATGAATAAAAAAACCGCCATATTAGTTTTTGCAAACTCTTCTAAAGAAGAGCTTCTAAACAAACCTATTATTGGTGGCGAAAAACTATTTACTGAACTTACTAAAAAAACACTAAGAGTCGTAGAAAGCTCTGGACTTCCTTTTTTTGTATTTACAGAAAAAAATCAAAGTGGTAGTAATTTTGGAGAACGTTTTGTAAATGCAATTCAAGACACTTATGCGCTTGGATATGAAAATGTAATTACAATAGGAAACGACACTCCCCACCTTAATAAAAAGCATTTATTAGATAGTGCTAAACAACTTGAAAATAAAAAATTTGTTTTAGGTCCATCATCGGATGGAGGGTTTTACCTAATGGGATTGCATAAATCTCAATTCAATTTAAGTACTTTTTTAGAACTTCCATGGCAATCAAAAAAACTAGCAAAGAGTTTATCAATAATGATAGATACTTCAAAAATTGAAGTGACTAGACTCGAAGTATTACATGATATTGATTCACTTGAAGATCTAAAAATTATAGCTAAGCTAAGTACTAAGTTCTCTAGAATTCTTACAACTATAATATCTCAGATTGTAAATACAAAAAAAGAGATATTCGATCGGAGTAAACAACTAAAAGACATTTATCTACTCTCCTCTTTTTACAATAAAGGATCACCTTCTTTCAGGGCTTACGTTTAA
- the arsS gene encoding arsenosugar biosynthesis radical SAM (seleno)protein ArsS (Some members of this family are selenoproteins.): MATKSLKKRNNELADSHRQLEILNNGIFANGELPKFADKIAEIGHNPLRPNKLEILQINVGYMCNQVCEHCHVDAGPDRKEIMTKETMLQCLEVIRKTGAHTLDLTGGAPEMNPNFRWFVEEASKAGIKDFIVRSNLTIIRANKKYYDLPDFFKKHNVHVVSSMPHWTRGKTDKQRGDGVFDKSIKALQELNERGYGMPDSDLRLDLVYNPSGAFLPGDQVSMEKEFKKALIEDFGIHFHNLFAITNLPISRFLDYLIASENYEDYMYALVEAYNPSAVANVMCTNTISISWDGWLYDCDFNQMLDLKVASKVKHISEYNEELLQKRNIIISQHCYGCTAGAGSSCQGTVA; this comes from the coding sequence ATGGCTACTAAGTCACTTAAAAAGAGAAATAACGAACTAGCTGATTCTCATAGACAATTAGAAATTCTTAATAATGGAATCTTTGCCAATGGAGAGCTACCAAAGTTTGCAGATAAAATTGCAGAAATCGGACATAATCCACTACGTCCTAATAAATTAGAAATTCTACAAATCAATGTAGGATATATGTGTAATCAAGTTTGTGAACATTGTCATGTAGATGCAGGACCTGATCGTAAAGAAATTATGACCAAAGAAACTATGCTACAATGCTTAGAAGTCATAAGAAAAACCGGGGCGCACACATTAGATCTCACAGGAGGAGCTCCTGAAATGAATCCTAATTTTAGATGGTTTGTAGAAGAAGCGAGTAAAGCGGGAATTAAAGATTTTATCGTACGTAGTAATTTAACTATTATCAGAGCGAATAAAAAGTACTATGATCTTCCTGATTTCTTTAAAAAACATAATGTACACGTGGTTTCTTCTATGCCTCATTGGACTAGAGGAAAAACTGACAAGCAACGCGGAGATGGAGTTTTTGATAAATCCATAAAAGCACTGCAAGAACTTAACGAACGAGGATATGGGATGCCAGATAGTGATCTTAGATTAGATCTAGTCTATAATCCTTCAGGTGCTTTTTTACCAGGTGATCAAGTATCTATGGAAAAAGAATTTAAAAAAGCTCTTATAGAAGATTTTGGAATTCACTTTCATAATTTGTTTGCAATTACTAATTTACCCATCAGTAGATTTCTGGATTATTTAATTGCCTCTGAAAATTATGAAGATTATATGTACGCATTAGTAGAGGCTTATAATCCGTCGGCAGTGGCAAATGTAATGTGTACTAATACTATTTCTATTAGTTGGGATGGTTGGTTATATGATTGTGATTTTAACCAAATGCTAGATCTTAAAGTGGCTAGTAAGGTAAAGCATATTAGTGAGTATAATGAAGAATTACTGCAAAAGAGAAATATTATTATCTCACAACACTGCTATGGCTGTACTGCCGGAGCTGGTAGTAGTTGTCAAGGAACTGTAGCATAA
- a CDS encoding arsenosugar biosynthesis-associated peroxidase-like protein, whose amino-acid sequence MSKTYYDPADLRKFGKITEWSEELGTKFFDYYGKVFEEGALSAREKSLIALAVSHVVKCPYCIDAYTKDGLQKGITKEEMMEAVHTGAAIESGATLVHGVQMMNKYEKLSM is encoded by the coding sequence ATGTCTAAAACATATTATGATCCTGCGGATCTTAGGAAATTTGGAAAAATAACTGAATGGAGTGAAGAGCTAGGAACAAAATTCTTTGATTATTACGGAAAGGTTTTTGAAGAAGGTGCACTATCCGCTAGAGAGAAATCTTTAATAGCACTTGCCGTTTCGCATGTGGTAAAATGTCCTTACTGCATTGATGCTTATACTAAGGATGGACTTCAAAAAGGTATTACCAAAGAAGAAATGATGGAAGCTGTCCATACTGGAGCTGCTATAGAAAGTGGCGCAACCTTAGTTCACGGAGTACAAATGATGAATAAATATGAAAAGTTATCGATGTAA